From candidate division KSB1 bacterium, one genomic window encodes:
- a CDS encoding aromatic amino acid lyase: SLRCVPQVHGACKDAYNYVRKIVEREIRAVTDNPLIFAKKDSPGYEVKSGGNFHGEPLAMAMDFLAIALTEIGSISDRRVFRLLSPRMSFGLTRNLAGGEPGLNSGFMMVQYTGAQLVSENKILSHPASVDSIPTSDNQEDHVSMGQTAARKARRIAKNTRYLIAIEYLCAWQGIHLSATHKSVNLDEFPLGNGTRAAFDFLNSTKDPNSKIERSFFQLMDQDEYLKTKIEIMREISANGDILKAVERTIELVV, from the coding sequence CTCGCTTAGGTGTGTTCCCCAGGTGCATGGGGCGTGCAAAGATGCGTATAATTATGTCAGAAAGATTGTAGAGCGTGAGATTAGGGCAGTTACTGATAATCCGCTTATCTTTGCCAAAAAAGACAGCCCGGGGTATGAGGTCAAAAGCGGTGGTAACTTCCACGGTGAGCCCCTGGCAATGGCTATGGACTTTTTAGCTATCGCTTTAACTGAAATTGGCAGTATTTCAGACCGGCGTGTATTCAGACTCTTAAGTCCGCGCATGAGTTTTGGCCTGACTCGTAATTTGGCGGGCGGGGAACCGGGCTTAAATTCCGGTTTCATGATGGTGCAATATACCGGCGCCCAATTGGTTTCTGAAAACAAAATTCTGTCGCACCCTGCCAGTGTGGATTCGATTCCGACTTCCGATAATCAAGAGGACCATGTGAGCATGGGGCAGACTGCGGCACGGAAGGCGCGTCGAATTGCTAAAAATACCCGCTACCTGATCGCTATTGAATATCTTTGTGCCTGGCAAGGCATTCATCTCAGTGCCACGCACAAGTCTGTTAACTTAGATGAATTTCCTCTGGGGAACGGTACCCGAGCAGCGTTCGATTTTCTAAATAGTACAAAAGATCCAAACTCCAAAATTGAACGATCTTTTTTCCAGTTAATGGATCAGGACGAATATCTCAAGACTAAAATCGAAATAATGCGCGAAATTAGCGCCAATGGTGATATTCTAAAAGCAGTTGAAAGAACTATTGAGTTGGTAGTTTAG
- the hisS gene encoding histidine--tRNA ligase — MPGTKPSLPKGTRDFLPQQMVQRQYVINTVKTIFERYGYEPLETPSIEKLDVLSGKYGEEGENLLFKVLKRGTGLEDLQRGSKEFVVKKQSELVDEALRYDLTVPLSRVIAMHQDKISLPFKRYQIQPVWRADRPQRGRYREFYQCDVDTVGSESMLADAEVIAIINDVLESLGFDKFKIRINNRKILDGILAHAGVDSEKAASVLIAIDKLDKIGIDGVRSEFEKRGMSEDSIKKILTVLEISGAPKEVLSTLSKTISQNATLDEGTDELQQIVNYLSDLGVPQNRCKIDLYLARGLGYYTGPIYETVVEEPKIGSLSGGGRYDHLIGMFLGREIPATGTSFGIERIIDVMAELGMFPVSQTKIAILVTLFDSSTLGGSLNFTQELRKAGINAEIFLNLAKFKKQLSYANKKGIPFVAIIGPDELIENSVTIKNMISGEQKTFERREAVEYLKKQEKVVRC; from the coding sequence ATGCCAGGAACAAAACCAAGCTTACCCAAAGGAACTCGCGACTTTTTACCTCAACAAATGGTGCAGAGGCAATATGTAATCAATACAGTAAAAACCATTTTTGAAAGGTACGGCTACGAGCCCCTTGAAACTCCTTCCATCGAAAAGTTAGATGTGCTTTCCGGAAAGTATGGCGAGGAGGGAGAAAATCTGCTTTTCAAAGTTCTGAAAAGGGGAACGGGATTGGAGGATTTGCAGCGCGGCTCAAAGGAATTTGTTGTCAAAAAACAGAGTGAACTGGTCGATGAGGCACTCCGTTATGATTTAACGGTTCCTTTGAGTCGAGTCATCGCAATGCATCAGGATAAAATTTCTCTGCCTTTTAAGCGCTACCAAATTCAACCTGTGTGGCGAGCTGATCGTCCGCAGCGTGGCAGGTATCGGGAGTTTTACCAGTGCGATGTGGACACAGTGGGGAGTGAATCCATGCTGGCTGATGCAGAGGTTATTGCCATTATAAATGATGTCCTGGAAAGCTTGGGTTTTGATAAATTCAAAATTCGAATCAACAACCGCAAGATTTTAGACGGCATTTTAGCGCATGCCGGAGTTGATTCTGAAAAGGCCGCATCCGTTTTAATTGCAATTGATAAGCTGGATAAAATTGGCATAGATGGGGTTAGAAGCGAATTTGAAAAAAGAGGCATGTCTGAAGATTCTATAAAAAAAATTCTTACGGTTTTGGAAATATCGGGTGCGCCAAAAGAGGTCTTATCCACACTTTCCAAGACTATTTCTCAAAATGCGACTTTGGATGAAGGTACCGATGAGCTGCAGCAAATCGTAAATTATCTTTCTGATTTAGGGGTGCCGCAAAATAGATGTAAAATAGATCTCTATTTAGCCAGGGGATTGGGATATTACACGGGGCCAATTTATGAAACCGTCGTTGAAGAACCGAAAATCGGCAGCCTATCAGGCGGAGGCCGGTACGACCACCTAATAGGTATGTTTCTAGGGAGAGAGATCCCTGCTACCGGAACTTCCTTTGGCATTGAACGAATTATTGACGTTATGGCCGAGCTTGGTATGTTCCCTGTCTCACAAACAAAGATCGCAATTCTCGTGACTCTGTTTGACAGTTCAACACTTGGTGGAAGTTTAAATTTTACTCAAGAATTAAGAAAGGCGGGCATTAATGCGGAGATTTTTTTGAACTTAGCCAAATTTAAAAAGCAGCTATCTTACGCCAATAAAAAAGGCATTCCTTTTGTGGCGATTATCGGTCCGGATGAATTGATTGAAAATAGTGTTACTATAAAAAATATGATAAGCGGCGAACAGAAAACATTCGAGAGAAGAGAAGCGGTGGAATATCTAAAAAAGCAAGAAAAAGTTGTTAGGTGTTGA
- a CDS encoding DUF4296 domain-containing protein translates to MNSTKLILTIFTLFIGCNDEPLPERLEPDLFAKIYAEAVIQTLNPAEQDSLSHLNNALLKYKVSRETFDQNIEYYRSNPELWVDIFTKITAELEAQKPEE, encoded by the coding sequence TTGAATTCAACTAAACTTATTTTGACGATTTTCACCCTTTTTATCGGGTGCAATGACGAGCCGCTGCCCGAACGCCTCGAGCCAGATCTGTTTGCTAAAATTTATGCAGAAGCAGTTATCCAAACTTTAAATCCAGCTGAACAAGATTCCTTATCTCACCTCAACAACGCGTTGTTAAAATATAAAGTTTCCCGGGAGACGTTTGACCAAAACATTGAATACTATCGCAGCAATCCGGAATTGTGGGTCGATATTTTCACAAAAATAACTGCTGAATTGGAAGCTCAAAAACCCGAGGAATAA